The Terriglobales bacterium genome includes a region encoding these proteins:
- a CDS encoding KH domain-containing protein, translating to MTGEPGGDMRALVEQMAKALVDEPDQVSVNLVEGDGESAVLELRVAPGDLGKVIGKQGRTARSMRTILGAAGMKLQKRFTLEILE from the coding sequence ATGACAGGCGAACCCGGTGGGGACATGAGAGCGCTCGTGGAACAGATGGCGAAGGCGCTCGTGGATGAACCAGATCAAGTTTCCGTCAATCTTGTCGAGGGAGATGGGGAAAGCGCCGTGCTTGAGTTGCGCGTTGCCCCCGGCGACCTGGGCAAAGTCATTGGCAAGCAGGGCCGCACAGCACGCTCGATGCGAACCATTCTGGGCGCAGCCGGCATGAAGCTGCAAAAGCGGTTCACGCTGGAAATTCTGGAGTAG
- the rimM gene encoding ribosome maturation factor RimM (Essential for efficient processing of 16S rRNA): protein MARVLKPQGRRGEVAAELHTDFPERFAEEQRVFLLGADGERRELELEEHWLHKGRVILKFRGVDSISEAELLADAQVQIQASERHTLEPGAEYISDLVGCCVVDLSGTPTEIGIVREVQSGAGEAPLLVIEAETEKGKREILVPLAAEYLKKVDVAAKRIEMILPEGLLQLDAPLTAEEKERQARGK from the coding sequence ATTGCGCGCGTCCTCAAACCCCAGGGGCGGCGCGGCGAAGTTGCAGCCGAACTTCACACCGATTTTCCCGAGCGGTTTGCCGAAGAACAGCGAGTGTTTCTGCTGGGAGCGGACGGAGAGCGGCGCGAGCTGGAGTTGGAAGAACACTGGCTGCACAAAGGCCGCGTGATTCTTAAGTTCCGCGGCGTAGATTCCATCAGCGAAGCCGAGTTGCTGGCAGATGCCCAGGTGCAGATTCAGGCCAGCGAGCGCCACACGCTGGAACCGGGCGCGGAGTATATCAGCGACCTGGTGGGTTGCTGCGTAGTGGACCTGAGCGGCACGCCTACGGAGATCGGTATTGTGCGAGAGGTCCAGTCGGGGGCGGGAGAAGCCCCGTTGCTGGTGATTGAGGCCGAAACGGAAAAAGGGAAGAGAGAGATTCTTGTGCCATTGGCCGCTGAATACTTGAAGAAGGTGGATGTAGCCGCCAAGCGCATTGAGATGATTTTGCCGGAAGGGTTATTGCAGCTTGATGCTCCTCTCACAGCAGAGGAAAAAGAGCGGCAGGCCCGAGGGAAATAG
- the rpsP gene encoding 30S ribosomal protein S16 gives MIRLARIGARKKPYYRVVVIEKDRARNGRSVEVVGTYNPRTTPATINLKRDRIDHWVSKGAQLSETVSKLISKQAQPAPAA, from the coding sequence ATGATTCGTTTAGCGCGCATTGGTGCGCGTAAGAAGCCGTATTACCGCGTGGTCGTGATCGAAAAAGACCGCGCCCGCAACGGACGGTCGGTAGAGGTTGTGGGAACCTACAATCCGCGTACGACTCCGGCCACCATTAATCTCAAACGGGACCGTATTGACCATTGGGTCTCCAAGGGCGCACAGTTGTCGGAGACCGTCAGCAAGCTTATCTCCAAGCAGGCGCAACCGGCTCCTGCGGCTTAG